One Parageobacillus sp. KH3-4 genomic region harbors:
- a CDS encoding MerR family transcriptional regulator, with amino-acid sequence MDRNFYRITEFARKASVSVRTLRYYDKLGLLVPKHNQLGHRLYTDEDLIQLQYILSLKFLGFPLKEIKNFLKVDAKHLQKRLMQQKAMMKRKIAQIEKIIEAIENVENALMSNKMDYNSIINTIQVIQMKPEWVNQYLTAEEQKTIRELVKQSYSKEALQKLTAKGWTEEDHNQHINQYQLFRESLTKLVKEGASPDSPEAQELVKFLMEMIHRRSQDDSDIKEGMKTIWENFNSLPDQAKPKLYTIPDNEKEFIKEACIIYHKDKNR; translated from the coding sequence TTGGATCGGAATTTTTACCGTATCACCGAGTTTGCTCGGAAGGCTTCTGTTTCAGTTAGAACGCTGCGCTATTACGATAAATTAGGCTTGTTAGTACCCAAGCATAATCAATTAGGTCATCGACTTTATACAGATGAAGATCTAATTCAACTTCAATATATTTTATCTCTAAAGTTTCTTGGATTTCCTCTAAAAGAAATTAAAAATTTCCTTAAAGTTGATGCTAAACATCTACAAAAACGATTGATGCAACAGAAAGCAATGATGAAGAGGAAAATCGCTCAAATCGAAAAAATAATTGAAGCAATTGAAAACGTAGAAAATGCTTTAATGTCAAATAAAATGGATTACAACTCCATAATAAATACGATCCAAGTGATACAAATGAAACCTGAGTGGGTAAATCAATATCTCACTGCTGAAGAACAAAAGACAATAAGAGAATTGGTAAAACAATCATATTCGAAAGAAGCATTACAAAAATTAACTGCTAAAGGTTGGACAGAAGAAGACCATAACCAGCATATAAACCAATACCAATTATTTAGAGAATCGTTGACAAAACTTGTTAAAGAAGGTGCCAGTCCTGATAGTCCTGAAGCGCAGGAACTTGTAAAATTTTTGATGGAGATGATTCATCGTCGCTCACAAGACGACTCAGATATTAAGGAAGGCATGAAAACGATTTGGGAAAACTTCAACTCATTACCAGATCAAGCAAAACCAAAATTGTATACAATTCCAGATAACGAAAAAGAGTTTATAAAAGAAGCTTGTATCATATATCATAAAGATAAAAATAGATAA
- the modA gene encoding molybdate ABC transporter substrate-binding protein produces the protein MSVFLCASLLFIFGCANQAEKQESKKTVTLTISAAASLQDALAEIQKKYEKEHKNIKLAFNFGSSGALQQQIEQGAPVDLFFSAAENKFRPLVDKGLINKEESKNLLGNEIVLIVPKDKAGTIKGFPSLANSNIKQLAIGNPETTPAGQYGKQTLTKLNLWTKVKGKIVYTKDVRQVLSYVETNSVDAGIVFKTDAQISDKVKIVDTAAANMHDPIIYPVGIIKNTKHKTEATDFYKYLQTKDSLQIFEKYGFKILK, from the coding sequence ATGAGTGTGTTTTTGTGTGCTTCACTCCTCTTTATTTTTGGTTGTGCGAATCAAGCGGAAAAACAGGAATCGAAGAAGACAGTAACATTAACCATTTCAGCAGCCGCCAGTTTACAAGATGCCTTGGCGGAAATTCAGAAAAAGTATGAAAAAGAACATAAAAATATAAAATTAGCATTTAACTTTGGAAGTTCCGGTGCATTGCAACAGCAAATCGAACAAGGGGCGCCAGTAGACCTGTTCTTCTCTGCTGCTGAAAATAAGTTTCGTCCTCTCGTAGACAAAGGATTGATTAACAAGGAAGAGAGTAAGAACTTGTTAGGAAATGAAATCGTTCTAATTGTTCCAAAAGACAAAGCAGGCACCATAAAAGGATTTCCGTCTTTGGCAAACAGCAACATAAAGCAATTGGCGATAGGGAATCCTGAAACTACTCCGGCAGGTCAGTACGGAAAACAAACACTGACCAAGCTAAATCTTTGGACAAAAGTAAAGGGGAAAATCGTGTACACAAAGGATGTGCGTCAAGTATTATCGTATGTAGAAACAAATTCCGTAGATGCAGGGATTGTATTCAAAACCGATGCGCAAATATCCGATAAGGTAAAAATTGTCGACACAGCAGCCGCTAATATGCATGATCCCATTATTTACCCAGTTGGCATCATCAAGAATACGAAGCATAAAACAGAAGCTACGGATTTCTACAAATACCTACAGACAAAAGATTCTCTGCAAATCTTTGAGAAATACGGATTTAAGATTTTAAAATAA
- a CDS encoding PTS fructose transporter subunit IIC codes for MKETFEHAKTHLMTGVSYMLPFVVAGGMLLTIGLLLGGGEQETGFAKKTVDTGVLIFSLMVPVMAGYMSYSIADRPGLAPGMIGGLIANKIGAGFLGGIVAGFLAGIIVNALKKLPMHRYLVQLKPIIIIPLLGAGSIALLMYIIGQPIAVLSEGLKAWLKTLSGGNLLILGFIIGAMMAFDMGGPVNKVAFAFCVGMLNEGVYAPMAACWIGIMTPPIGLALATRLAPKKFTLAERQSALTSTIMGATGITEGAIPFAVADPLRVIPSIVIGSAVGGALALWLGAEAPVPSGGVFVIPFFIKPFMFLIAFVVGIIVTAVMTVLLKKNIEDEMPTT; via the coding sequence ATGAAAGAAACATTTGAACATGCGAAAACACATTTAATGACAGGTGTTTCATATATGTTACCATTCGTTGTAGCAGGTGGAATGTTACTAACCATTGGATTATTACTCGGTGGAGGAGAACAAGAAACTGGTTTTGCTAAAAAAACGGTTGATACTGGAGTTCTCATATTCTCATTAATGGTTCCAGTTATGGCGGGATATATGTCTTACTCAATTGCTGATCGTCCTGGTCTTGCTCCAGGTATGATAGGTGGATTGATTGCCAATAAAATTGGTGCAGGATTCCTTGGCGGCATTGTTGCAGGATTTCTTGCGGGGATTATTGTAAACGCACTCAAGAAACTTCCTATGCACAGATATTTGGTTCAATTGAAACCCATCATTATAATCCCATTATTGGGAGCAGGCAGTATTGCATTATTAATGTACATTATTGGACAACCAATTGCAGTGCTTTCAGAAGGTTTAAAAGCTTGGTTAAAAACGTTAAGTGGAGGAAATTTATTAATTCTCGGATTTATTATTGGCGCTATGATGGCATTTGATATGGGTGGGCCTGTTAACAAAGTTGCGTTTGCATTTTGTGTAGGAATGTTGAACGAAGGTGTTTATGCGCCAATGGCAGCTTGCTGGATTGGAATCATGACACCACCTATTGGTTTGGCACTTGCAACAAGACTAGCACCAAAAAAATTCACGCTGGCTGAAAGACAAAGTGCGCTTACAAGCACGATTATGGGAGCAACAGGGATTACTGAAGGAGCAATTCCATTTGCCGTTGCTGATCCGTTGCGTGTTATTCCTTCCATAGTGATTGGTTCGGCTGTAGGTGGTGCATTAGCGCTTTGGTTAGGTGCAGAAGCTCCGGTTCCAAGTGGCGGAGTGTTCGTCATACCATTCTTCATCAAACCTTTTATGTTCTTAATTGCTTTCGTAGTAGGAATCATTGTAACAGCAGTAATGACAGTTCTACTAAAAAAGAATATTGAAGACGAAATGCCAACCACATAG
- a CDS encoding YhcN/YlaJ family sporulation lipoprotein, with amino-acid sequence MKKHLLKNASKMLLIPTVIFGGLTACAYNNNGARNNMYDGTRPTSYDRNNVNNYDGVRRYTTDYNNVSTPYNGVGFNQRVAERVADVAEDVPGVSRATAIVYGNDIVVGIDGTNNNKDVRALEQKVQRIVKSREPGCNVHVTADGDIHKRIQSVYANMNNYDTNRVTPGHPVRDLGTDVTDIIRDIGRTATVPFR; translated from the coding sequence ATGAAAAAACATTTGTTAAAAAATGCATCTAAAATGCTGCTGATCCCGACGGTAATCTTTGGCGGTTTAACCGCTTGTGCTTATAATAATAATGGAGCCCGTAACAATATGTACGATGGCACAAGACCCACCAGCTATGACAGGAATAACGTAAACAATTACGATGGGGTTAGACGTTATACAACCGATTATAACAATGTATCAACACCTTATAATGGGGTTGGATTTAACCAAAGAGTTGCAGAACGAGTGGCAGATGTAGCTGAGGATGTTCCTGGTGTTAGTCGAGCTACGGCTATTGTCTACGGTAATGATATTGTGGTTGGGATTGACGGAACAAATAATAATAAAGATGTAAGGGCACTGGAACAAAAAGTTCAACGTATTGTCAAAAGCAGGGAACCTGGTTGTAACGTTCATGTGACGGCGGATGGCGATATTCATAAAAGAATCCAATCCGTTTATGCAAATATGAACAATTATGACACAAATCGGGTTACGCCGGGTCATCCTGTACGTGATTTAGGAACGGACGTTACCGATATCATCCGTGATATTGGTCGAACTGCGACTGTTCCTTTTAGATAA
- a CDS encoding Cof-type HAD-IIB family hydrolase, giving the protein MKLKMLIAIDLDGTLLNKHNEISRENIQAIKEAQKNGIEIVVATGRAHFDVQEIFKHTGIQTWIIGANGATIHKPNGQLFLSTPLDKDKAIEILQWLEQEEYYYEVFSDSAIFTPQKGRELLTIEMDRLISANPELDTEELKSAALKQYSQSGFVFISSYKELLKTSINIYNILVFSFDKEKLNKGWKKFKDCNDLTLVTSANYNFELEHIDASKGNALKTLAKELGIPLSQTIAIGDSMNDYSMISVAGKGIAMGNACEEIKNIAKEVTLTNDEHGVAYVINRLLKK; this is encoded by the coding sequence ATGAAATTGAAAATGTTAATCGCGATTGATTTAGATGGCACTTTGCTAAATAAGCATAATGAAATTAGTAGAGAAAATATACAAGCGATTAAGGAAGCCCAAAAGAACGGAATCGAGATTGTAGTGGCGACAGGGAGAGCTCATTTTGATGTCCAAGAAATATTTAAACATACAGGTATTCAAACATGGATCATAGGTGCAAACGGAGCTACCATCCATAAACCGAATGGACAGCTGTTTCTTTCCACTCCGTTGGATAAAGATAAGGCGATTGAGATTCTTCAATGGCTAGAACAAGAAGAATATTACTATGAAGTGTTTAGCGATTCTGCCATTTTTACTCCTCAAAAAGGAAGAGAGCTTTTAACCATTGAGATGGATCGTCTGATAAGCGCAAACCCGGAACTAGACACCGAAGAACTAAAATCCGCTGCTCTGAAGCAATATAGCCAATCTGGCTTTGTCTTCATTTCTTCATATAAAGAGCTATTAAAAACATCCATTAACATTTACAATATCCTTGTTTTCTCTTTTGATAAAGAAAAACTTAATAAAGGATGGAAAAAATTCAAGGATTGCAATGACTTAACGCTTGTAACATCTGCAAATTACAACTTTGAATTAGAGCACATCGACGCCTCAAAGGGGAATGCGTTAAAAACACTTGCGAAAGAACTAGGTATCCCCCTTAGCCAGACCATTGCGATTGGGGATAGCATGAATGATTATTCGATGATTTCTGTTGCAGGTAAAGGAATCGCCATGGGAAATGCATGTGAAGAAATTAAAAACATTGCAAAGGAAGTAACATTAACGAACGATGAACATGGAGTTGCCTATGTAATTAACCGTTTATTAAAAAAATAA
- a CDS encoding TIGR00730 family Rossman fold protein, whose product MKSICVFCGSNYGNDMEYRQAARELGKFLANKKISLIYGGGKAGLMGEIADAVLSHKGHVIGIIPKFLKDKELAHENISELFIVDTMHTRKAKMYELADGFIVMPGGYGTYEELFEVLSWLQIGIHNKPIGLLNVNGFFDPLIKMLEHTVDKGFAKPENLKLIISADNVATLYQLMENFKPNFVNKWT is encoded by the coding sequence ATGAAATCCATTTGTGTATTTTGTGGTTCAAACTATGGGAATGACATGGAGTATAGGCAAGCAGCCAGAGAGCTTGGAAAGTTCCTTGCCAATAAAAAAATATCCCTGATTTACGGCGGAGGGAAGGCGGGGCTAATGGGGGAAATTGCAGATGCTGTCTTAAGCCATAAAGGCCATGTTATTGGGATCATACCCAAGTTTTTAAAAGATAAGGAACTAGCACATGAAAATATAAGTGAACTCTTTATTGTAGACACAATGCATACACGCAAAGCGAAAATGTATGAGTTAGCAGATGGATTTATTGTCATGCCTGGAGGTTATGGAACTTATGAAGAACTTTTTGAAGTGCTCTCTTGGTTGCAAATAGGCATACATAATAAGCCAATTGGTCTGCTTAATGTCAATGGTTTCTTCGATCCTCTCATAAAAATGTTAGAACATACTGTCGATAAAGGTTTTGCAAAGCCTGAAAATCTAAAGTTAATTATAAGTGCTGACAATGTGGCTACTCTTTATCAATTGATGGAGAATTTCAAACCTAATTTTGTAAATAAATGGACATGA
- a CDS encoding LysR family transcriptional regulator: MRTEWLEAFLVTAKTKSLTKASEQLHMTQPALSKQIRKLEEELGATLFTRSAKGVELTEAGDILFREIEPVLHKIRSIQRKILSTQETSEIKIGTWPSIASFYLPYKLATAKEHNREVSIKISYSFYDILNNLHTGDIDAALLDDREIQHSYWSKPLFKEPFYLFVNHLHPLARHEDIIYFQDFKDEPLVVLPSSCDVRMLIEEAYRLHHSQPNISFEIDFGQSIIGFISANLGISILPELFTYNIDRSIIKVLPIADFNVKRQISLIARNPDIGKLLFTLFFN; the protein is encoded by the coding sequence ATGAGAACAGAGTGGCTAGAGGCTTTCTTGGTAACAGCGAAGACAAAAAGCTTAACAAAAGCCAGCGAGCAACTTCATATGACACAGCCAGCATTAAGCAAACAAATTAGAAAATTAGAAGAAGAGCTGGGAGCAACTTTATTTACACGTTCTGCAAAAGGAGTAGAATTAACAGAAGCTGGGGATATTTTATTTAGAGAAATTGAACCTGTTTTACATAAAATTCGTTCTATACAGAGAAAGATCCTATCTACACAAGAAACATCCGAAATTAAAATTGGAACATGGCCAAGTATCGCCAGCTTTTATCTTCCATATAAATTAGCTACTGCGAAGGAGCACAACCGGGAAGTGAGTATTAAAATTTCTTACAGCTTTTATGATATTTTAAATAACCTACATACTGGAGACATCGATGCTGCACTATTAGATGATCGAGAAATTCAACATTCATACTGGTCTAAGCCTCTTTTTAAAGAACCTTTTTATTTGTTTGTCAACCATCTCCATCCACTGGCTAGGCATGAAGATATAATTTATTTTCAGGATTTCAAAGATGAACCCCTTGTTGTTCTCCCTTCTTCATGCGATGTTCGCATGCTAATAGAAGAAGCATATAGACTTCATCATTCGCAACCGAATATTTCTTTTGAAATTGACTTTGGCCAAAGTATTATAGGGTTTATTTCAGCAAATTTAGGCATATCTATTCTTCCGGAACTTTTCACCTATAATATAGACCGATCCATTATTAAGGTTCTTCCGATTGCCGATTTCAACGTAAAAAGACAGATCTCACTGATTGCACGAAATCCAGATATAGGAAAATTGCTATTTACCTTATTTTTCAATTAA
- a CDS encoding NAD-dependent succinate-semialdehyde dehydrogenase, producing the protein MYPNRMYVNGQWIDAKETIDVINPATKEIIGTIPNGGKKEAKMAVDAAYSAFKEWSKKTAEERSKLLLKWYYLIEEHTDELAAIITTEQGKPLSEAKAEISYANSYISWFAEEAKRIYGETIPASSPSKRIIVKKQPVGVIAAITPWNFPAAMITRKIAPALAAGCTTVLKPSEQTPFTALKLAELAEQAGIPKGVINIVTGDAEPIVDVWQKDERVRKLTFTGSTRVGKILMRGAADTVKKLSLELGGHAPFIVTANADIEKAVEGVIASKFRNAGQTCICANRIFVEEEIAEEFSKKLAEKVAKLKVGNGFEEGVDIGPLINEAAVRKVQAQIEDAKQKGAKILVGGNSIKEEEGFFMEPTVIMNATDDMHCMHEETFGPLAPITTFKTVEEAIERANNSPYGLAAYVFTENMKEAVYITEALEYGIIGLNDGSPSAAQAPFGGFKESGIGREGSRYGIEDYLEIKYISLGLE; encoded by the coding sequence ATGTATCCAAACAGAATGTATGTAAATGGACAATGGATTGATGCAAAAGAGACTATTGATGTCATCAATCCAGCTACAAAGGAGATCATCGGAACTATTCCAAACGGCGGTAAGAAAGAAGCGAAAATGGCAGTAGATGCAGCATACTCTGCTTTCAAAGAGTGGTCTAAAAAGACTGCCGAAGAGCGTAGCAAACTTCTATTAAAATGGTATTACTTAATTGAAGAACATACGGATGAACTGGCGGCAATCATCACCACTGAACAAGGAAAACCTCTTTCCGAAGCAAAAGCAGAAATTTCCTATGCCAATAGCTATATCTCTTGGTTTGCTGAAGAAGCAAAACGAATTTATGGAGAAACTATTCCAGCATCTTCTCCTAGCAAACGTATTATAGTAAAAAAACAGCCTGTAGGTGTTATTGCAGCCATCACTCCATGGAATTTTCCAGCAGCTATGATTACACGAAAAATTGCCCCAGCTCTTGCGGCTGGTTGTACAACTGTTTTGAAGCCATCTGAACAGACACCTTTCACGGCTTTGAAACTGGCGGAACTCGCTGAACAAGCCGGGATTCCAAAAGGGGTCATTAATATTGTAACAGGCGATGCTGAACCGATTGTAGATGTATGGCAAAAGGATGAACGTGTACGCAAGCTCACTTTTACCGGTTCTACGCGCGTAGGGAAAATTTTAATGCGCGGGGCTGCTGACACTGTGAAAAAATTATCTCTCGAATTAGGAGGGCATGCTCCGTTCATTGTAACAGCTAATGCAGATATAGAGAAAGCTGTAGAGGGCGTAATAGCTTCTAAATTTAGAAATGCCGGCCAAACATGTATATGTGCAAACCGTATTTTTGTAGAAGAAGAGATTGCTGAAGAATTTTCTAAAAAACTGGCAGAAAAAGTGGCAAAATTGAAAGTGGGCAATGGATTTGAAGAAGGGGTCGATATAGGTCCACTCATTAACGAGGCAGCGGTTCGCAAAGTACAGGCACAAATTGAAGACGCAAAGCAAAAAGGAGCTAAAATCCTTGTAGGAGGCAACTCCATAAAAGAAGAAGAAGGCTTTTTTATGGAACCAACGGTGATTATGAATGCTACTGACGATATGCATTGCATGCACGAGGAAACATTTGGGCCGCTTGCCCCTATCACCACATTTAAAACAGTAGAAGAAGCTATTGAACGTGCTAACAATAGCCCTTATGGATTGGCTGCTTACGTATTTACAGAGAATATGAAAGAGGCAGTTTATATAACAGAGGCATTAGAATATGGAATTATAGGTTTAAATGATGGTTCTCCTTCGGCCGCCCAAGCACCATTCGGTGGATTTAAAGAGAGTGGGATTGGCCGTGAAGGTAGCCGCTATGGAATTGAAGACTATCTCGAAATTAAGTATATTTCACTCGGGTTGGAATAA
- a CDS encoding PD-(D/E)XK nuclease family protein, producing MLAEIHNKISQTGSNLSDRLEDKLTGDFFGTIRYLPFELGLKHVFVTVEFSQDQIKKNWLKFIEEQKGYIVQWEFWHRGEEGEIDLLISNDKAVIGIEVKYLSGISSEDQDDGIQDYTESLNQLARYSRMMEKLSNGREAYLLFLAPYEMMNTVKKNIDNRSIISPSVKLGFMCWQDILESLKSLNLDGLEIGQQLILNDLQALLTKKGFIRFNGFNSKIFNQPITRTAYSFNHEDSISEGTWAWPGKIIEEDVFYVYNND from the coding sequence TTGTTAGCTGAAATCCACAATAAAATCTCACAGACTGGCAGCAACTTATCAGATCGTCTTGAAGATAAGCTTACAGGCGATTTCTTTGGAACTATTCGTTATCTGCCTTTTGAACTTGGTTTAAAGCATGTTTTCGTAACAGTGGAATTCAGTCAAGACCAAATCAAGAAAAATTGGCTGAAATTTATTGAGGAACAAAAAGGTTACATAGTTCAGTGGGAGTTTTGGCACCGCGGGGAAGAGGGTGAAATTGATTTATTAATCAGTAATGACAAAGCGGTCATTGGTATAGAAGTTAAGTATCTAAGTGGTATTTCATCTGAAGACCAAGATGACGGAATTCAAGATTATACAGAAAGCTTAAATCAGTTGGCGCGCTATTCACGAATGATGGAGAAGCTTTCCAATGGACGGGAAGCATACTTGTTATTCCTCGCCCCATACGAGATGATGAACACGGTCAAGAAAAATATTGATAATCGTTCTATTATTTCCCCCTCAGTAAAACTTGGGTTTATGTGCTGGCAGGATATTTTAGAATCGTTAAAAAGCCTGAATCTTGATGGATTAGAGATAGGGCAACAGTTGATATTAAATGATTTACAAGCATTATTAACGAAAAAGGGATTTATTCGGTTTAACGGATTCAACTCAAAAATATTCAACCAACCGATTACGAGAACAGCGTATTCCTTCAATCATGAGGATTCTATAAGTGAGGGAACTTGGGCTTGGCCAGGCAAAATCATTGAGGAGGATGTTTTTTATGTCTACAACAACGACTAA
- a CDS encoding fructose PTS transporter subunit IIB has product MKIIAITACPAGVAHTNMAAAALEATAKKMGIQIKVEKQGAMGIENEIKEKEVAEADVLILAVDTAIAKSDRFKDVPTLKVPVAEAVKNPQGLINQALELVQK; this is encoded by the coding sequence ATGAAAATTATAGCAATAACAGCTTGTCCAGCAGGTGTGGCACATACAAACATGGCAGCTGCTGCATTAGAAGCTACTGCTAAAAAAATGGGAATTCAAATTAAAGTGGAAAAGCAAGGCGCTATGGGAATTGAAAATGAAATAAAAGAGAAAGAAGTAGCCGAGGCTGATGTCTTAATTTTGGCGGTAGATACAGCTATTGCCAAATCCGATCGTTTTAAAGATGTTCCAACTCTCAAGGTCCCTGTAGCTGAAGCTGTGAAAAATCCTCAAGGATTAATTAACCAAGCTTTAGAATTAGTTCAAAAGTGA
- a CDS encoding YukJ family protein: MPLKNYGVLKGKPVDSMMGRGQNSHYQVLIKDEEGIQYRIAINIKSQSYPSEVLYFVGEDFHSENITKLPGLEFGFTPIKNNNPDIGLDYIRGSLFDPRKMIPLPADVEGPDNDLNEKIQHYIQQAIDKKAIIYAFGERWGPEQNKPDKYFGFLPGNGIHDIHMNQGNVGRWKKDNGIWQDGGILIHFEQEKRWIAIFLAFQSQSWCTDKKGNAVKTVEECNHKNVNNQ, encoded by the coding sequence TTGCCTTTAAAAAATTATGGAGTTCTAAAAGGGAAACCGGTAGACTCTATGATGGGAAGAGGACAGAATTCTCATTATCAAGTTCTTATCAAGGATGAGGAAGGGATTCAGTACCGAATAGCCATTAATATTAAATCTCAATCTTATCCTTCAGAAGTATTATATTTTGTTGGGGAGGATTTCCATTCAGAAAATATTACAAAGTTACCTGGCTTAGAGTTCGGTTTTACCCCTATAAAAAACAATAATCCAGACATTGGACTTGATTATATAAGAGGAAGTTTATTCGATCCCAGAAAAATGATCCCCCTCCCAGCTGATGTAGAGGGGCCAGATAACGATTTGAACGAAAAGATTCAACATTATATTCAGCAAGCTATTGATAAGAAGGCAATCATATACGCTTTTGGAGAGAGGTGGGGCCCAGAACAAAATAAACCTGATAAGTATTTTGGCTTTTTACCTGGTAATGGTATACATGATATTCATATGAACCAAGGAAACGTAGGGAGATGGAAAAAAGATAACGGAATATGGCAAGATGGGGGAATTCTAATACATTTTGAACAAGAAAAAAGGTGGATAGCAATTTTTCTGGCTTTCCAATCTCAATCTTGGTGTACAGATAAAAAGGGGAATGCAGTCAAAACAGTAGAAGAATGTAACCATAAAAATGTTAATAATCAGTAA
- a CDS encoding helix-turn-helix transcriptional regulator, producing the protein MEKNHSYTTEEVAHILKVSKLTVYDLVKKGLLPAYRVGRQMRIDPSDLEEYIKRSKGKLQPSSSQSSNKETTIGAQGYSQVRQLVISGQDISLDILANYLEKSSKMFRPLRSYVGSLESLISMYQGYSDIVSTHLIEGISGEYNVPYISKILVNFQYIVIRLLTRKAGFYVKKGNPLNIKHWEDLRRKDVKIVNREKGAGARVLLDESLRKHRIPISEINGYDNEVTNHVSVASAVAKGDADVGVGIERGANLVRDVDFIPLVNEKYDLVILKNDENRELISQVLQILRSDEFKGDLEALGGYDLSQTGQVVYET; encoded by the coding sequence ATGGAAAAAAATCATTCTTATACAACCGAGGAAGTTGCACACATATTAAAGGTTTCAAAATTAACCGTATATGATTTAGTGAAAAAAGGCTTATTACCTGCTTATCGTGTCGGGCGGCAAATGAGAATTGATCCTTCCGATCTAGAAGAGTATATAAAAAGGTCAAAAGGAAAGTTGCAGCCAAGCTCCTCACAATCATCAAATAAAGAAACAACGATTGGAGCACAAGGGTATTCACAAGTTAGACAATTAGTCATAAGTGGCCAAGATATAAGTTTAGATATTTTGGCTAACTACTTGGAAAAATCCTCGAAAATGTTTCGGCCGCTACGTTCTTATGTTGGAAGCTTAGAAAGTCTAATTTCAATGTATCAAGGATATTCAGACATTGTAAGTACGCACTTAATCGAAGGAATCTCCGGTGAATATAATGTTCCGTATATAAGTAAGATACTGGTTAATTTTCAGTATATCGTGATCCGTTTACTAACAAGGAAGGCAGGCTTTTATGTCAAAAAAGGAAACCCATTGAATATCAAACATTGGGAAGATTTAAGAAGAAAAGATGTTAAAATTGTGAACCGAGAAAAAGGGGCAGGTGCACGAGTTTTGCTAGATGAAAGTTTGAGAAAGCATCGCATACCTATATCTGAAATTAATGGTTATGACAATGAGGTAACAAATCATGTAAGTGTCGCAAGTGCTGTTGCTAAAGGGGATGCTGATGTCGGAGTAGGAATTGAAAGGGGCGCTAACTTAGTAAGAGATGTTGATTTCATTCCGTTAGTGAACGAAAAGTATGATTTGGTTATTTTAAAGAACGATGAGAATAGAGAATTAATTAGTCAAGTCCTACAAATTTTAAGATCTGATGAATTTAAAGGCGATTTGGAAGCATTAGGTGGTTATGATTTATCACAAACTGGACAGGTGGTTTATGAAACGTGA
- a CDS encoding aminoglycoside 6-adenylyltransferase — translation MSHFGEAMLMEKPEDKIFPLPIGNSRTYLMQFMDGNCLATN, via the coding sequence TTGTCTCACTTTGGAGAAGCAATGCTTATGGAAAAACCTGAAGATAAAATTTTTCCACTTCCCATTGGCAATAGTCGTACATATTTAATGCAATTTATGGATGGAAACTGTCTTGCCACCAATTAA
- a CDS encoding fructose PTS transporter subunit IIA: protein MEITSLINEELIVLDLEASNQLEVIEHLASLLEKQERIESKSAFIQGVLDREAEFTTGFGNGIAIPHCKNSTVKKASIVIGRTIKGIDWNSLDGLEVSFVIMLAIPSSEGGTTHLQILSTLSSKLIDPDFRSRLMNAKDKQEILKLLEECVTDKTI, encoded by the coding sequence TTGGAAATTACATCATTAATAAATGAAGAACTTATTGTTCTTGACCTAGAAGCGTCAAATCAATTAGAAGTAATTGAACATTTAGCTTCATTACTTGAAAAACAGGAAAGAATTGAATCTAAATCTGCGTTTATCCAAGGGGTACTTGATAGAGAAGCGGAGTTTACAACTGGTTTTGGCAATGGTATAGCAATTCCACATTGCAAAAACTCTACAGTCAAAAAAGCAAGCATTGTAATAGGGAGAACAATTAAAGGAATTGATTGGAATTCATTAGATGGCCTTGAAGTTTCATTTGTAATTATGCTTGCTATACCTTCTTCTGAAGGTGGTACAACTCATCTACAAATTCTATCAACTCTTTCAAGTAAATTAATAGATCCTGATTTCCGTTCAAGGTTGATGAATGCTAAAGACAAACAAGAAATTTTAAAATTGTTAGAAGAATGTGTTACTGATAAAACTATCTAA